DNA from Tripterygium wilfordii isolate XIE 37 chromosome 4, ASM1340144v1, whole genome shotgun sequence:
AGATCCTCGTGACAGTGTCGTAAAGAATGGCAGGTTTTATTACTAGTAGCAGTGCAAGTGGATAAGGAGGCCGGTGGTGATTACGTGTAGGAGTCACTattggaaaactttagtcacaccccacttttattaaagacaccccgtcaactgagttttacaagggatggtcaactcaaattggggtgtctttagcaaaaggtggggtgtgactaaagttttccgtCACTATTCGATTCATGGGTCTAGGCTTGGTCCGAATCCACAGGTCAAAGCTTGGCCCAGCCTAAAATTATATCGGGTTTGGACAGCTTGATCCGATGTTTCGGTCCCATACCGACCCCTAGTTACGTGTAATGAAGTTCTGAATGTGGAACCTTTGAAAACTGATGGCCGTCACGGGTGTAATGAATAGTCAGTGCAGTGCTGTCACCTCACCtgtcaattaaaaaaataccaaCTTTTTTGTGTCCTCAAAACGTGATTTGCGTGCGGTGCACTGTTATTGCATGTGCCTGCTTAACTTAAAATTGAAGTGATTTCCGTATGGGTTCATGAACAGACCAATTCTCGAATGTTAGCAATTGCTATTAGTTTAATTATCACATTGCGCGTGGCTCTTCATCTTCTTATTCCTCTGAGGCAGAATTCGTACAAGTGATGTGTTAAGTAGTGTATGTGCGCAATTCATTTGAGCTCCACAGGTTTCTTCAGCTAATAGACCCGGACTCAGTTCTATTCTAATTTCTTTTGATAGGGTGGAAAGCCACAAAATTGGTTGGTAGTGCTACAAGCCCTGCAACCCACCCCAGTTCATGAATTTCTTAACTTCATCATACAAAACCAGGATTGCAGCAGCACCGGTGCTTCTGAACATGTTTGAAACCGCCCCACGATAAAATGAAGGCACCCCCTCTGTTCTGTAAATTTTCTTCCAGCATTCTGGTGTGCTTTGATACATTGGTTTTTCCAAGCCTGATTGCATCATCATCCGCCTTCGAACTGTATCCAATGGATATGACAACAACCCAGCAGATGTTGTGACCGCCTGAGCTACCATCCAACGCTTCAATAGAGGTACCGGTTTATAATCTTCCGACATAACCTCCCTAATGGTATCGAAACCTCCAAAATATAATCCGCAATGGACAACCATCCCTTGCAAAGAGGCAGGAAGCCCTCTGTAAATTCTTTGAATCCCATCTTTCTTGCGAAGGTGGAAAGAAAATGGCTGATACCTTGAAACTGACGAACTTCGGTTCTTCCAATATCAGCAGCAAGGCGTATATGAGCAATATCGAGTGGGTAGATTAGAATCAGTGTCGTACAGCCAGCAGCAGCACCGGCAAGGAAGTTGGCAGGTGCACCAGACATAAATTGACTGTTTTGAGAGTTGCCACTCCTTAAAATATTTCTATAAAGATcctgcaaagaaaaaaattaatcaagccACGTTCTTGGCAGAGTATATAACTCAATTAAACCACATATGAATACGTCTCTCTGGTTTACGATAACTTTATTTCTCCATACTGGAGGCaaaccatatatgagattttatgCATGCAACTACGGAAGCAAAACCAACTACCATGTCGCAAACTAAAACCTACTGACACTCTGCAAAAAAACAATAGACTATCACCAAAGAAAACTAcaactacaatggtccactacgTAAACATTATAAGCCCTTCAAAATGCATACTTGTGAGGTAGAAGCCATAGCAACCCAATTAGGTGGGGAAAAGAATAAAGATAGATAaagcttttgaacttcaatatCATGGTGTCAGCATTTTCCAATGTTCACCTCCTCCATAGCATCAGAACATCATCAGGATGCTAGCTTTTCCAGTGTAGGTCTCATGCTTAAGTCCACTCCCTGTTTTGCATTTGTTAACAAAGCCATATGTTCAACGAGCTTGATCTACTACCAACAATCCTAAAAAGACCATGGATTGCAAATGCACTTTCTGAATCTGTATGCTCCACAGCCAGAACAAGTTAGAGAAAACTAATGAAGTTGATGGAAAAATTTTATGTTCTCCATTGGAATCCCATTTCCTAAGACTACTTCTCGCAAGATATCAAAAAAGAGCATTCTTTGCATCAATTCATCCCTCCACCAAGTCTATGAAAGGAATTAAATCACACGGGCATTTTATCAAGCACCTAGTACTCCAAAGACGTCAACGAGTCTAATACAAGCATCAAGACGTGGAAAAGGCATATGAAGAAAAATTAAATCACAGGGGGATTTTATCAAGCACCTAGTGATCAAAAGAAATCAACAAGTCTAGTACGTGCATTGAAATCAAGAAAACGGTTATGAATACCTTGAGGGAGAAATTGAGGGCGACAGAGGGGTAATAGCGAAGGACGCTGCTGCCATTGCCTCTCCAGAGCGAAAGAATGCCTTCCTCTCTGACCGTGCAAAAAATACAATCGAGCATACCCTTGAATTTACGGCTCCTTCCTTCCACAATGGAAAGGTTGCTCTCCTGGGTTTGCAACAGCAGCTTGGCCCTCTCGATCGGGGCCACAATCGTATGCACTATTCCTCCCATGAACGCCCCCGCCAACAGATCCCTGTGGAAAGTTACTAAACCAAACATATCCCCGTTTGTTCTTTTCTGGGTCATCAACATCTCTGCTCATTCTTTGATCCCTGTGCAAgttaaatccggacaagtaaatcggatgaTAATATAACCCGGACTCAagttttaaatcggacaaattttttatatttgaatatAGATTTaagacatataatttatatcaaaacttaatttatttTAGGTATgacaaattcggtcatccaGAGCAACAAAGTTTTGCCATCCCCATATCTAAGTACGATATGTCATGTTTGTGAGTATATGTGTCCATTTGTTTGGAATTGGGCCCACTTTCTAATTTTTTGTAGTAAGGCCCATTATTGAGTGAGCTGAATAGAGATTAGGTTTGGAACGGTCGGCTGGGTTAGTTTGGTTAtgagtttttcaaattttaagagtaaaaaactaaaaaaaaatttgaaattcaaatataccaatgtcaaaactttgttttaTTACTGCCTTCGTTTATCTCGAATTGGACAGTAAAAGTTAATCAATCTTCCTGTAGGAGAGTTTTTATTTCCAAATACCTagcatttttaaaaaagtaaataTTATACAATTATTTACCAAAATTAGCATTTGGCTCGtgattttttcaaaaactaACGGTGGAGATCATAAAATATATTACATGGTCATTATAAATCAGAAAATAAAATGCTTATATATTCTAATTTTcaatgattttattttgttagaAAAGGATAAAATTTCtctgaaaattgaaaattctaatgataaaataaaataatttatgatttgatatattttttgaataaatCAAATCTCTCTGAGTCTCAGACGGTGACATTCCGTCCTACCCGTCCATTCTTCTCGCTTAAAATTAAATATCCAGATCTGAAACCATCTCGCCTATACTCTGTTTCCTACAATGGTACTGGAGAAGATCGTCAGCGCGGAGGAAGCAATGGCCAAACCCAGTATCCCAATAATTGATCTGGAAAACTTTCCAGAAAAATACGACAGACTGTTGAGGGAGGCGTGCGAGGAATGGGGTTGCTTCAGATTGGTGAATCACAACATACCCATCTCACTAATGTCGGAGATGAAGGCAGTGGGCATGTCTCTGTTCGACCTTCCCACCGAGATCAAGGAACGAAACACACCTGTCGTCCCCGGCGGTGGCTATGCGGCAAACGACGTGTACGAGACATTGGGGTTCCATGATATACGATCCCAACAAGATGTGGAGCAATTTTGTTCGGAGCTTGACGTCTCTGATCACCAAAGGAAGGTAATTGATTCTTATAATAAGTCTATGGGTGATCTACTTACGAAACTATCAGAAAAATTGGGTTCAAGTTTGGGATTGAATGGATATTCCTTTGAGAGTTGGAAGATACTCTTTAGGATTAACAAGTACAATATCCAACCTGAACACATAGGCACTATGGGGTTTCCGGGGCACACAGATGTAGGGTTCTTGACCATACTTCAAGACGATGAAATTGTGGGTGGACTGGAAGTGATGGAGAAGAAATCGGGTGAATTTGTTGGTGTTGATTCGATGCCAGGTAGCTTTTTTGTGATATTTGGAGATCTGGGTAATGTTTGGAGCAATGGGAGGTTCTGCAATGCGAGGCATAGAGTGAAATTCATTGAAGCATCGCCGAGAATATCTATGGGTTCATTTGTGATGGGACCAAGGGAG
Protein-coding regions in this window:
- the LOC119995971 gene encoding 2-oxoglutarate-dependent dioxygenase DAO-like; this encodes MVLEKIVSAEEAMAKPSIPIIDLENFPEKYDRLLREACEEWGCFRLVNHNIPISLMSEMKAVGMSLFDLPTEIKERNTPVVPGGGYAANDVYETLGFHDIRSQQDVEQFCSELDVSDHQRKVIDSYNKSMGDLLTKLSEKLGSSLGLNGYSFESWKILFRINKYNIQPEHIGTMGFPGHTDVGFLTILQDDEIVGGLEVMEKKSGEFVGVDSMPGSFFVIFGDLGNVWSNGRFCNARHRVKFIEASPRISMGSFVMGPREGAVEAPTELVDDEHPRLYIPCTWEHYLKLRFTPSIGKDSLADVLVHPANE